The proteins below come from a single Arthrobacter crystallopoietes genomic window:
- the rsmA gene encoding 16S rRNA (adenine(1518)-N(6)/adenine(1519)-N(6))-dimethyltransferase RsmA: MSANDGDRPAAAGTAPLLGAADIRRLADELDVRPTKTLGQNFVIDGNTIRRIVAAAHIDPQETVLEVGPGLGSLTLGLLDAAKHVVAVEIDPKLAAKLPDTAGRLRPNAASRLDVVLADAMKVTELPQQPTALVANLPYNVAVPVVLHLLEHFPSLEHGLVMVQDEVADRLAAKPGSKIYGVPSVKAAWYSQMRKAGVIGMNVFWPAPKIASGLVEFTRHEPPETRATRKEVFAVIDAAFAQRRKTLRAALAGWAGSPAAAEDALRAANVDPSARGEVLDVQAFARIAEFKQPLMA, from the coding sequence ATGTCCGCCAACGACGGCGACCGCCCGGCTGCTGCGGGCACGGCACCTTTGCTGGGGGCCGCCGACATCAGGCGGCTCGCGGACGAACTGGATGTCCGTCCCACCAAGACCCTTGGACAGAACTTTGTTATCGACGGCAACACCATTCGCCGGATTGTTGCCGCAGCACATATCGATCCGCAGGAGACCGTGCTGGAGGTGGGCCCGGGCCTGGGCTCGCTGACGCTGGGCCTGCTGGACGCGGCCAAGCATGTGGTCGCCGTCGAGATTGATCCCAAACTTGCGGCCAAGCTGCCGGACACCGCCGGCCGGCTCCGTCCGAATGCGGCCTCCCGGCTCGACGTCGTACTTGCGGATGCCATGAAGGTAACCGAGCTGCCGCAGCAGCCCACGGCCTTAGTGGCCAACCTCCCGTACAACGTGGCCGTGCCTGTGGTGCTGCACCTGCTGGAGCATTTCCCTTCGCTGGAGCACGGGCTGGTCATGGTGCAGGACGAGGTGGCGGACCGGCTCGCGGCGAAACCGGGCTCGAAGATTTACGGCGTGCCCAGCGTCAAGGCCGCCTGGTACTCGCAGATGCGCAAGGCCGGCGTGATCGGCATGAACGTGTTCTGGCCCGCGCCGAAGATCGCCTCCGGACTCGTGGAGTTCACCCGGCACGAACCGCCCGAAACGAGGGCCACGCGCAAGGAAGTCTTCGCCGTGATCGACGCAGCCTTCGCCCAGCGCCGCAAGACCCTGCGCGCCGCCCTCGCCGGTTGGGCCGGCAGCCCGGCCGCTGCCGAGGATGCCCTGCGCGCGGCGAACGTGGACCCGAGCGCGCGCGGCGAGGTGCTGGATGTCCAGGCCTTCGCACGGATTGCCGAATTCAAACAGCCCTTGATGGCGTGA
- a CDS encoding 4-(cytidine 5'-diphospho)-2-C-methyl-D-erythritol kinase: protein MSRKRSVRVMAPGKINVSFRMGPQRLDGYHSVASVYLAVSLYEEVTATVRDDDRITVSVRNGSTLPLELDDIPLDESNLAVQAAQLMRSMADRPTGVHLDITKRVPIAGGMGGGSADAAAALVACSALWDTGFSREELVRVAADLGADVPFAILGGVAVGLGIGDQLTPALARKDMNWVLVPASFGLSTPKVYAMADQLREEAGFEATEPEGVDPAVLKAMHAGDVDSLANAVGNDLQAAAMALAPELADILELGVAEGALAGLVSGSGPTLAFLVPDRLEAEDLAQRLSDVAGVAALPVHGPVHGARIMA, encoded by the coding sequence ATGTCCAGAAAGCGTTCGGTTCGGGTGATGGCCCCGGGCAAGATCAACGTGTCCTTCCGGATGGGCCCGCAGCGCCTGGACGGCTACCACTCCGTGGCCAGTGTCTATCTGGCCGTGTCGCTCTACGAGGAAGTCACCGCTACGGTGCGCGACGACGACCGGATCACCGTGAGCGTGCGCAACGGCTCCACGCTGCCGCTGGAACTCGACGACATCCCGCTGGATGAGTCCAACCTCGCCGTCCAGGCCGCTCAGCTGATGCGGTCCATGGCCGACCGGCCCACCGGCGTGCATCTGGACATCACCAAACGCGTTCCGATCGCCGGCGGCATGGGCGGGGGATCGGCGGACGCCGCGGCCGCGCTGGTCGCCTGCAGCGCGCTCTGGGATACGGGCTTTTCCCGCGAAGAGCTCGTCCGCGTTGCCGCGGACCTCGGAGCCGATGTGCCCTTCGCCATCCTCGGCGGGGTCGCCGTCGGGCTTGGCATCGGGGACCAGTTGACGCCGGCGCTGGCCCGCAAGGACATGAACTGGGTCCTGGTGCCAGCGAGCTTCGGACTCTCCACCCCAAAGGTCTACGCCATGGCAGACCAGCTGCGCGAAGAGGCCGGATTCGAGGCCACCGAGCCGGAGGGCGTGGACCCGGCAGTGCTGAAGGCCATGCATGCCGGGGACGTGGACTCGCTGGCGAACGCCGTGGGCAACGATTTGCAGGCTGCCGCAATGGCGCTGGCGCCGGAGCTGGCCGATATCCTTGAACTGGGCGTCGCCGAGGGTGCGCTGGCCGGGCTGGTCTCCGGGTCCGGGCCGACGCTGGCCTTCCTCGTGCCGGACCGGCTCGAAGCCGAGGACCTTGCCCAGCGGCTCTCCGACGTTGCCGGCGTGGCGGCGCTGCCCGTCCACGGCCCGGTCCACGGCGCGCGCATCATGGCCTGA
- a CDS encoding ABC-F family ATP-binding cassette domain-containing protein, protein MAHLLGAENISVSFATRTVLDSVSLGLNEGDRIGMVGRNGDGKSTLMRLLAQRTTPDEGRVTKRGDVNIGYLDQQDVLNGDLPVGEAIVGDQADHEWASTPRIREIMGGLVGDVDWHAKVSLLSGGQRRRVALAKLLIEDHDVIMLDEPTNHLDVEGVAWLARHLKERWRPTEGAFLVVTHDRWFLDEVCTRTWEIHDGIVDPFDGGYAAYVLARAERDRMNAVVESKRQQLVKKELAWLRRGAPARTAKPKFRIEAANELIADVPEPRDTVALNKVATARLGKDVLDLEHISYTPPPREGVEAKNDGGRPLFDNITLRLAPGERLGLVGVNGAGKTTLLRLLNGEIEPDSGKAKRGKTVKTAILTQEVRELDDVADLRVIEVIQRERQVFNVGGKEVSAGQLVEQLGFNKEKQWTPVRDLSGGERRRLQLLRLLVGEPNVLMLDEPTNDLDTDTLAAVEDVLDGWPGTLVVVSHDRYLLERVTDHQMALLGDGKLRGLPGGVDQYLELREEALAAGDGKVGPSSSAGATSATVPAGESGAAQHRSGGSSPSSTHSEAEKRQAKKDLNRIERQLTKLTQQADKVKEQMTAAGSKADADFEQLAELNKKLQEISAEQEELEMEWLEASEVLE, encoded by the coding sequence TTGGCCCACCTGCTTGGCGCGGAAAACATCAGCGTCTCCTTTGCCACCCGCACCGTCCTGGACTCGGTTTCCCTTGGCCTGAACGAGGGCGACCGGATCGGCATGGTCGGCCGCAACGGCGACGGCAAATCCACGCTGATGCGGCTGCTCGCGCAGCGCACGACGCCGGACGAGGGCCGGGTAACCAAGCGCGGCGACGTGAATATCGGCTACCTGGACCAGCAGGACGTGCTCAACGGCGACCTGCCCGTGGGCGAGGCCATTGTCGGCGACCAGGCGGACCACGAGTGGGCGTCCACCCCGCGCATCCGCGAAATCATGGGCGGCCTCGTCGGCGACGTGGACTGGCACGCCAAGGTCTCCCTGCTCTCCGGCGGGCAGCGGCGCCGCGTTGCCCTGGCGAAGCTGCTGATCGAAGACCACGACGTCATCATGCTGGACGAGCCCACCAACCACCTGGACGTGGAGGGCGTGGCCTGGCTGGCCCGGCACCTGAAGGAACGCTGGCGTCCCACCGAGGGCGCGTTCCTGGTGGTCACCCACGACCGTTGGTTCCTCGATGAAGTGTGCACCCGGACGTGGGAGATCCATGACGGCATCGTGGACCCGTTCGACGGCGGGTACGCGGCCTACGTCCTGGCCCGCGCCGAACGCGACCGCATGAACGCCGTCGTTGAAAGCAAACGCCAGCAGCTGGTCAAGAAGGAACTGGCCTGGCTTCGCCGTGGCGCACCCGCCCGCACGGCCAAGCCCAAGTTCCGGATTGAGGCGGCCAACGAGCTGATCGCCGATGTTCCGGAGCCGCGCGATACGGTGGCGCTGAACAAGGTGGCCACCGCCCGGCTGGGCAAGGACGTGCTGGATCTGGAGCACATCTCCTACACGCCGCCGCCCCGGGAAGGCGTCGAGGCAAAGAACGACGGCGGCAGACCGCTTTTCGACAACATCACCCTTCGGCTGGCGCCGGGCGAGCGGCTGGGCCTGGTGGGGGTCAACGGCGCGGGCAAGACCACGCTGCTGCGGCTGCTCAACGGCGAGATCGAGCCGGATTCCGGCAAGGCCAAGCGCGGCAAGACCGTGAAGACCGCCATCCTCACGCAGGAAGTGCGCGAACTGGACGACGTTGCGGACCTGCGGGTCATCGAGGTCATCCAGCGCGAACGCCAGGTCTTTAATGTGGGCGGCAAGGAAGTGTCCGCCGGCCAGCTCGTAGAGCAGCTGGGCTTCAACAAGGAGAAGCAGTGGACCCCCGTGCGGGATCTTTCCGGTGGCGAGCGCCGCCGGCTGCAGCTGCTGCGGCTGCTGGTGGGGGAGCCGAACGTGCTGATGCTGGACGAGCCGACCAATGACCTGGACACCGACACCCTCGCGGCGGTGGAAGACGTGCTGGACGGCTGGCCCGGAACCCTGGTGGTTGTCTCGCACGACCGCTACCTGCTCGAACGCGTGACCGATCACCAGATGGCGCTGCTGGGCGACGGCAAGCTCCGGGGCCTGCCCGGCGGGGTGGACCAGTATCTGGAACTGCGGGAGGAAGCACTCGCCGCCGGCGACGGGAAGGTGGGGCCGTCGTCGTCCGCTGGAGCCACATCGGCAACGGTGCCCGCCGGCGAGAGCGGTGCTGCCCAGCACCGTTCCGGCGGTTCATCACCGTCCTCTACGCACAGCGAAGCGGAAAAGCGGCAGGCCAAGAAAGACCTGAATCGGATTGAGCGCCAGCTGACCAAACTGACCCAGCAGGCGGACAAGGTCAAGGAACAGATGACGGCCGCCGGCTCCAAAGCTGACGCGGACTTCGAGCAGCTGGCCGAGCTGAACAAGAAGCTACAGGAGATCAGCGCCGAGCAGGAAGAACTCGAGATGGAGTGGCTTGAGGCGTCCGAAGTCCTCGAGTAG
- a CDS encoding helix-turn-helix transcriptional regulator, translating to MASTLEQLLEDGRAALDGGDWRQAQSFFRLAFEHGATAEAAYGLARAIEWAGDFETAIGLYEKAFTLLRRRGEFRLPALIAGRELSFLYDAVYANAAAADGWLARATSLISDADDCVEAGWVHLAQCLGTLDPDRMRAHAAAATELGRRLNEPDLEFCARSYEGLALVLGGRIAAGLRLIDEAAAAATSGEVRDYQAAGEIYCKMLLCSELTLDVRRAQQWMEVAAGFGHNRHAAWVPAICGMHYGGILTAAGRWVEAEHRLVRAIEDYDGGFRALRGGAVVRLADLRLRQGRAEEAATLLRGYESDPAAVQPLARLRLMNGDAESAAAVLRRRLQAAAGSVLVAPEIALLAEVHLAARRPDEASGLGCELGVIAAATGLGQYGALAEYTMGLCRLATESANGAGAGASTVARGHLETALVAFGAAGLPLEQARCRLALARAVATDQPELATAEALTALRDFQQLGAHYDADAAAQTLRSLGHRSQHLRRAGAELTTREDQVLQLIAEGLSNSQIAARLFISKRTVEHHVGSILAKLGLTTRAEVQAYASRGHTNQPV from the coding sequence ATGGCTTCCACCCTGGAGCAGCTTCTCGAGGACGGCCGCGCCGCACTCGACGGCGGGGACTGGAGGCAAGCGCAGTCATTCTTCAGACTGGCGTTTGAGCACGGGGCGACTGCCGAGGCCGCCTACGGCTTGGCCAGGGCCATCGAGTGGGCCGGGGACTTCGAGACTGCCATAGGGCTCTACGAAAAGGCCTTCACCCTGTTACGCCGGCGCGGCGAATTCCGGCTTCCGGCTTTGATCGCCGGTCGCGAGCTCAGTTTCCTTTACGATGCGGTCTACGCAAATGCGGCTGCCGCGGACGGTTGGCTCGCGCGGGCTACCTCCCTCATCAGCGACGCGGATGATTGTGTTGAGGCCGGTTGGGTGCATCTGGCCCAGTGCCTTGGCACCCTCGACCCTGACCGGATGCGCGCCCATGCCGCGGCCGCCACCGAACTGGGCCGGCGTTTAAATGAACCCGACTTGGAGTTCTGTGCCCGCAGTTACGAAGGCCTGGCGCTGGTACTCGGCGGGCGTATCGCCGCGGGCTTGCGGCTCATTGATGAAGCCGCGGCGGCTGCCACCAGCGGCGAGGTCCGCGACTACCAAGCTGCAGGCGAAATCTACTGCAAAATGCTGCTCTGCTCGGAGCTGACCCTCGATGTCAGGCGGGCTCAGCAATGGATGGAGGTTGCTGCCGGTTTCGGCCACAACCGGCACGCGGCATGGGTACCGGCGATCTGCGGGATGCATTACGGCGGCATCCTCACCGCCGCGGGCCGCTGGGTCGAGGCCGAGCACCGGTTGGTGCGTGCGATCGAAGATTACGACGGCGGCTTCCGGGCTTTGCGCGGCGGTGCGGTAGTGCGCCTGGCTGACCTGCGGCTACGCCAGGGCAGAGCGGAAGAAGCGGCAACCCTGCTGCGCGGCTACGAGTCGGATCCCGCCGCGGTCCAGCCGCTCGCCCGGCTCCGGCTGATGAACGGCGACGCCGAGTCCGCGGCGGCCGTGCTGCGCCGGCGTCTCCAGGCGGCCGCCGGATCTGTCCTGGTGGCACCGGAAATAGCGCTGCTCGCTGAGGTGCATTTGGCTGCACGGCGTCCGGACGAAGCATCCGGTCTCGGCTGCGAACTGGGCGTTATCGCCGCAGCAACCGGCCTTGGGCAGTACGGCGCGCTTGCTGAATACACCATGGGGCTGTGCCGCCTGGCCACCGAAAGTGCTAACGGCGCTGGTGCCGGGGCGAGCACTGTTGCCCGCGGACATCTGGAGACGGCGCTGGTGGCTTTTGGCGCTGCCGGTCTGCCGCTCGAACAGGCCCGCTGCCGCTTGGCCCTGGCCCGGGCCGTGGCCACAGACCAACCAGAGCTTGCCACCGCGGAAGCGCTCACTGCTTTGCGCGACTTCCAGCAGCTCGGCGCTCATTACGACGCCGATGCAGCTGCCCAGACCCTCCGCTCCCTAGGGCACCGTTCCCAGCATCTCCGCCGGGCGGGCGCCGAGCTGACCACGAGGGAAGACCAGGTGCTTCAACTGATCGCCGAGGGCTTGTCGAATAGCCAGATCGCGGCGCGGCTATTTATCAGCAAGCGCACGGTGGAACACCATGTAGGGAGTATTCTCGCGAAACTGGGGCTCACCACCAGGGCTGAAGTCCAAGCCTATGCAAGCCGGGGCCACACAAATCAGCCCGTCTAA
- a CDS encoding class I SAM-dependent methyltransferase has product MARTESFQLEEAAAEAYEAKFVPAMFAEWAQQVVTVAGVSPGQRILDVACGTGIVARTAAEIAGAGAVTGVDINPAMLAVAARVQPEISWLQGDASALPVQDGAFDVVLCQMALMFFPDAVAALREMCRAAVDGGTVAVVVPGRLEDQPGYGPFVELVSRHAGSGAMSLLGVYWACGDLEKLERLFAEAGLLEVRSHTHIGKAKYSSAADFVAVEVESTPLMERLTKDQFASIRTEAAAVLQPFSETDGSLTVPLQGHLVIGCKAKVRKP; this is encoded by the coding sequence ATGGCCAGGACAGAAAGCTTCCAGCTCGAAGAAGCAGCGGCCGAGGCTTATGAAGCAAAGTTCGTTCCGGCGATGTTCGCGGAGTGGGCGCAGCAGGTGGTGACCGTGGCAGGAGTATCGCCTGGCCAACGCATTCTTGACGTTGCCTGCGGAACCGGGATTGTGGCCCGCACGGCGGCGGAGATAGCCGGTGCGGGAGCGGTGACCGGCGTGGACATTAACCCCGCCATGCTAGCCGTGGCTGCGAGGGTCCAGCCGGAGATCAGCTGGCTACAGGGTGATGCGTCCGCGCTGCCTGTGCAGGACGGCGCCTTTGACGTCGTGCTTTGCCAGATGGCGCTGATGTTCTTTCCGGATGCGGTGGCGGCGCTGAGGGAGATGTGCAGGGCGGCGGTCGACGGCGGAACAGTTGCGGTTGTGGTGCCTGGGCGCCTGGAGGACCAGCCGGGTTACGGACCTTTCGTGGAGCTGGTCTCGCGGCATGCGGGTTCCGGTGCCATGTCCCTTCTAGGCGTTTATTGGGCCTGTGGTGACCTTGAAAAACTCGAGCGGCTCTTTGCCGAGGCGGGATTGTTGGAGGTGAGATCCCATACGCACATCGGTAAGGCCAAGTATTCCTCGGCCGCGGATTTCGTGGCGGTTGAAGTAGAGAGCACGCCGCTGATGGAGAGATTGACCAAGGATCAGTTTGCCAGCATCCGTACGGAAGCGGCTGCCGTTCTGCAACCTTTCAGCGAAACCGACGGTTCCCTGACAGTGCCGTTGCAGGGACACCTAGTCATTGGGTGCAAGGCGAAGGTGCGCAAGCCATAG
- a CDS encoding MarR family winged helix-turn-helix transcriptional regulator, producing MSSDTRWLDQHEQDVWRALRELIWGFESAMDRQLIRDSELSGVEYSVLAALSEAEGGIMRARDIAQALDWERSRLSHLLKRMEAKGLVVRTECESDARGFNISMTDAGHKAIVQAAPGHVSFVRENVFDPLTAEEREALHSAATKIQASIRAAGLWENRGAPKG from the coding sequence GTGAGCTCGGACACACGGTGGCTCGATCAGCACGAGCAGGACGTTTGGCGCGCGCTGCGCGAACTGATCTGGGGTTTCGAATCCGCTATGGACCGCCAGCTGATCCGCGACTCTGAACTTTCCGGTGTGGAGTATTCCGTGCTCGCCGCGCTTTCCGAAGCCGAGGGAGGCATCATGCGGGCGCGCGACATCGCCCAGGCGCTGGACTGGGAGCGGAGCCGGCTCTCCCATCTGCTCAAGCGGATGGAGGCCAAGGGCCTGGTGGTGCGGACGGAGTGCGAGTCCGATGCACGCGGATTCAACATTTCAATGACCGACGCCGGACATAAGGCCATAGTGCAAGCGGCCCCGGGACACGTGAGCTTTGTCCGCGAGAACGTGTTCGACCCGCTGACTGCTGAAGAGCGCGAGGCCCTGCACTCTGCGGCCACGAAGATCCAGGCTTCAATCCGCGCGGCCGGACTCTGGGAGAACCGCGGCGCGCCCAAGGGCTAG
- a CDS encoding NADPH-dependent FMN reductase gives MTKIAIVTGSTRPGRNNKGVADWVLSQTAGRTDAEFELVDIADFNLPLLDEAYPAMYQNYQNDHTKAWSAKINEFDGFIFVTGEYNHTLTPALANALSYLNVEFNNKAAGIVSYGSMGGARAAEHLRNVLSELQIAHVRNQVMFSLFTDFENFSEFKPTEQNAGTLAPMLDQLIPWTRAMEAVRAEAAVAAS, from the coding sequence ATGACCAAGATTGCAATCGTCACCGGCAGCACCCGTCCGGGCCGCAACAACAAGGGCGTGGCTGACTGGGTTCTGTCCCAGACCGCAGGCCGCACTGACGCCGAATTCGAGCTTGTCGACATCGCAGACTTCAACCTCCCGTTGCTGGACGAGGCTTACCCGGCCATGTACCAGAACTACCAGAACGACCACACCAAGGCCTGGTCCGCCAAGATCAACGAATTCGATGGCTTCATCTTCGTTACCGGCGAGTACAACCATACTCTGACCCCGGCCCTGGCCAATGCACTGTCGTACCTGAACGTAGAGTTCAACAACAAGGCAGCCGGCATCGTCTCCTACGGTTCCATGGGTGGCGCCCGCGCCGCCGAGCACCTGCGCAACGTGCTCTCCGAGCTGCAGATTGCCCACGTCCGCAACCAGGTCATGTTCTCCCTGTTCACTGACTTCGAGAACTTCTCCGAGTTCAAGCCGACCGAGCAGAACGCCGGCACCCTGGCCCCGATGCTCGATCAGCTCATCCCGTGGACCCGCGCCATGGAAGCCGTGCGCGCCGAAGCAGCAGTCGCCGCCAGCTAA
- a CDS encoding DNA-binding protein, whose amino-acid sequence MELPRGIGQPATRALNGEGITSLEQAAAYTEAQLLAMHGVGPKAIRVLREAFAEHGLDFA is encoded by the coding sequence ATGGAGCTACCCCGTGGAATCGGCCAGCCGGCTACCCGTGCGCTGAACGGCGAGGGCATTACGAGTCTTGAGCAGGCGGCCGCCTATACGGAGGCCCAATTGCTGGCCATGCACGGCGTGGGGCCAAAAGCCATAAGAGTGCTCCGCGAGGCGTTCGCGGAGCACGGTCTGGACTTTGCCTAG
- a CDS encoding TetR/AcrR family transcriptional regulator, with product MEAALPQVHQSPAPSAHDDKAQRRTLMTEAATEIIAHEGLRALTHRAVDAHLNLPTGSTSYYFRTKDELLAGALEYLRERSVADFENSHLEAPRTVEEGMDIEHVATRIAQYLDLQLRTRPHHIKARVALALELSEREEFRGTISDALFSQSRALELFEALGSTEPAKLASGFTALIEGLAFRSLLEGNSSLVPGSRRVDVFHEAIASYLLGVGDPEPLD from the coding sequence GTGGAAGCAGCATTACCGCAGGTCCATCAAAGCCCGGCACCCTCCGCGCACGACGACAAGGCGCAGCGCCGGACCCTGATGACAGAAGCAGCCACGGAAATCATTGCCCACGAGGGCCTACGGGCCTTGACCCACAGGGCAGTGGACGCGCACCTGAACCTTCCCACGGGCTCTACCAGCTACTACTTCCGGACCAAGGACGAACTGCTGGCAGGCGCCTTGGAGTATCTGCGCGAGCGTTCGGTGGCGGACTTCGAGAACTCGCATCTGGAAGCGCCGCGGACCGTCGAAGAGGGCATGGATATTGAGCATGTGGCCACCCGGATTGCCCAGTACCTCGACCTCCAGCTGAGGACCCGCCCGCATCACATCAAGGCGCGCGTGGCGCTGGCCTTGGAACTCTCCGAGCGCGAAGAGTTCAGGGGAACAATTTCGGACGCACTGTTCTCCCAGTCGCGGGCGCTGGAGCTTTTCGAAGCGCTGGGCTCCACGGAACCGGCCAAGCTCGCCAGCGGCTTTACGGCACTGATCGAGGGCCTCGCCTTCCGCAGCCTGCTTGAGGGGAATTCGTCCCTCGTTCCGGGCAGCCGGCGGGTCGACGTCTTCCACGAGGCCATCGCGTCCTACTTGCTGGGCGTGGGCGACCCCGAACCGCTGGACTAG
- the zapE gene encoding cell division protein ZapE: MLRGKSQTKQEILAHFAHRAAAAGFALDEYQLQAIRRLAEVAAMTVNASTAHAPNVASALASSNKKRRNLYLWGPVGRGKSWLVNEFFAALPLEGKKRWHFHDFFRELHACRREAQDSPSRPAGTSAVDLAIDSLLQDCTLLVLDEFHVHDPGDGQLLARFLRALFSRGIALVTTSNYPPGSLMPNGLFHDLFAPTIALIEKHMQVAGVAGPVDYRSLPSNNDGGGEGPRFSDGSVISAGADDLARALDGTGVCMPEPHEAVELRPTTWPLAALRATETELWFDFRQLCETPTATQDYLALVRHRRHWVITAVPSRGEISMNGWQRFSNIVDILYDADLPLTLISEAPLDLSPTESPSAIDIARIASRLGQLKVAAAMS, encoded by the coding sequence GTGTTGAGGGGCAAGTCGCAGACCAAGCAGGAAATTCTGGCGCACTTTGCGCATCGTGCGGCAGCGGCTGGTTTCGCTCTCGACGAGTACCAGCTCCAAGCCATCCGGCGACTGGCGGAGGTTGCCGCCATGACAGTTAATGCTTCCACCGCGCACGCTCCCAACGTAGCCTCCGCGCTGGCATCGAGCAATAAGAAGCGGCGGAATCTCTACCTTTGGGGCCCGGTTGGCAGAGGCAAGAGCTGGCTGGTCAACGAGTTCTTCGCTGCCCTGCCGTTGGAAGGCAAGAAACGCTGGCATTTCCACGACTTCTTCCGCGAGTTGCATGCCTGCCGCCGCGAAGCCCAGGATTCGCCGTCGCGGCCGGCCGGTACCAGCGCCGTGGACCTGGCCATCGACTCGCTGCTGCAGGACTGCACCCTGCTGGTCCTGGACGAATTCCATGTGCACGATCCCGGTGACGGCCAGCTGCTGGCCCGATTCCTGCGCGCACTTTTCTCCCGCGGCATTGCATTGGTCACCACCTCCAACTACCCGCCGGGTTCCCTGATGCCCAACGGCCTCTTCCACGATCTGTTCGCCCCCACCATCGCCCTGATCGAAAAACACATGCAGGTGGCCGGCGTCGCGGGCCCGGTGGACTACCGCTCCCTGCCTTCAAACAACGACGGCGGCGGTGAAGGTCCGCGGTTCAGCGACGGCAGTGTGATCAGCGCCGGAGCGGACGATCTGGCCCGCGCACTCGACGGCACAGGCGTGTGCATGCCGGAACCGCACGAGGCGGTGGAGCTGCGGCCCACCACGTGGCCGCTGGCGGCGCTGCGCGCAACAGAGACGGAACTTTGGTTTGATTTCCGGCAGCTCTGCGAGACGCCCACCGCCACCCAGGACTACCTGGCGTTGGTTCGGCACCGGCGGCACTGGGTGATTACCGCCGTGCCGTCCCGCGGGGAGATCAGCATGAACGGCTGGCAGCGCTTCAGCAACATCGTGGACATCCTCTACGACGCGGACCTTCCCCTCACGCTGATCAGCGAGGCACCGCTGGATCTGAGCCCAACGGAAAGTCCTTCCGCCATCGATATCGCCCGCATCGCCAGCCGGCTAGGCCAACTGAAGGTAGCAGCCGCGATGAGCTGA
- a CDS encoding DMT family transporter gives MSSPTPSVPVKPLTKTLTPLVLVAVAVTVLAWASAFIVIRGVGTDFTPGSLTLLRLGVGAAILAIGLVGRPWVKPSPREWLLIIGCGVMWFGVYNVALNTAEQTLDGGTTAMIVNFAPILIALGAGVFLHEGIPKWLAIGAGVAFIGVLLIGFGTSADSAAGSGTGVIWALVAALTYSVGVLLQKPALRRVPATQVTWLACAIGTVTALPFTGELIVDLQDASAASILGVVYLGVVPTAIAFSTWGYALTKMPAGQLIVSSYLVPPAAIALGLLFLGEVPTLIAVVGGAVCLFGVALSRRRSPEPGAQNHTQ, from the coding sequence GTGAGCTCCCCTACGCCTTCCGTGCCGGTCAAACCGCTGACGAAAACGCTGACCCCTCTCGTCCTGGTTGCCGTCGCGGTGACAGTGCTCGCCTGGGCCAGCGCTTTCATCGTCATCCGTGGCGTGGGAACGGACTTCACGCCTGGCTCCCTCACCTTGCTGCGGCTCGGCGTCGGCGCCGCCATCCTGGCCATAGGACTGGTCGGCCGGCCGTGGGTGAAGCCAAGTCCACGGGAATGGCTGCTGATCATCGGCTGCGGCGTGATGTGGTTCGGCGTTTACAACGTGGCCCTCAACACTGCGGAGCAGACGCTCGACGGCGGAACCACGGCCATGATCGTGAACTTCGCACCGATCCTGATCGCCCTCGGTGCGGGCGTTTTCCTGCATGAAGGCATCCCGAAATGGCTCGCGATCGGCGCCGGTGTAGCGTTCATCGGCGTACTGTTGATCGGCTTCGGCACGAGCGCAGACAGCGCAGCGGGCAGCGGAACCGGCGTCATCTGGGCGCTGGTGGCGGCGCTGACCTATTCGGTAGGCGTACTGCTCCAGAAACCGGCCCTGCGTAGAGTACCCGCGACGCAGGTGACGTGGCTGGCCTGCGCTATCGGCACCGTGACCGCCCTGCCGTTCACCGGCGAACTCATCGTTGACCTGCAGGATGCTTCGGCCGCGTCCATCCTGGGCGTCGTCTACCTCGGCGTGGTTCCGACGGCCATCGCCTTCAGCACCTGGGGGTACGCGCTGACCAAGATGCCGGCCGGGCAGCTCATCGTTTCCTCTTACCTGGTGCCGCCTGCCGCCATTGCGCTCGGGCTCCTCTTCCTGGGCGAAGTGCCAACGCTGATCGCCGTGGTCGGCGGGGCGGTGTGCCTGTTCGGCGTTGCACTCTCGCGCCGCCGGAGCCCGGAGCCCGGAGCCCAGAATCACACGCAGTGA